Proteins found in one Candidatus Poribacteria bacterium genomic segment:
- a CDS encoding ABC transporter substrate-binding protein, whose amino-acid sequence MQNNFFTRIRLLTILILPIAMFSSAFADSHLKQGGTLIFGRGGDSVGLDPALEEDGESFKVCDNIYDTLIEYKDGSAEIEPGLAASWESSEDGLIWTFHLRRGVTFHDGTPFNAEAVLFSLNRQHDETHPFHKVGGSYIYWIATGLAEIVDTITAVDEFTVQIRLKTAYAPFIYTIAITPFSIVSPTAVQKWGDEFSNNPVGTGPFKFVQWDRQDKIVLVANDTYWGGRPMLDRVIFRSIPDNSVRLIELQQGSLHAMEFPNPDDLQQIRDDATLELLSQPGMSIGYLAMNMEKPPFDNLKVRLAINHAINKPVIIEHLYQGLGIPATNPIPPTLWSYDDTIEGYAYDPELSKQLLTEAGYPNGFETTLWALPVPRPYIPDGRALAEVLQSELRNIGVETKIVTFDWGTYLEKTKNGEHDMAMLGWSADLGDPDNFLYFLLSKSSAEKPAGNIAFYRSDAMQNVLEQARATTDREKRISLYQEAQQIFHKDVPWVPLAHAKQILVINKEVKNLKLHPLKWRYFRHIWLEE is encoded by the coding sequence ATGCAAAACAACTTTTTCACACGGATACGCTTACTTACTATCCTGATCCTACCGATTGCTATGTTTTCGTCTGCGTTCGCCGATTCGCATCTGAAGCAGGGCGGCACCTTAATTTTCGGGCGTGGTGGTGACTCTGTCGGACTTGATCCAGCACTTGAAGAAGATGGAGAATCTTTCAAAGTTTGCGATAACATCTACGATACACTCATTGAATACAAAGATGGAAGTGCTGAAATTGAACCGGGACTCGCTGCAAGTTGGGAGAGTTCAGAAGATGGTTTGATATGGACCTTTCACCTTCGGAGAGGTGTAACCTTCCATGACGGCACCCCTTTCAATGCAGAAGCCGTTCTTTTTTCTCTTAACCGACAGCACGATGAAACGCACCCGTTTCATAAAGTCGGTGGCAGCTACATTTACTGGATAGCCACTGGTTTGGCAGAGATAGTAGATACAATTACTGCCGTAGATGAATTCACTGTCCAGATTCGCCTTAAAACGGCTTATGCCCCGTTTATCTATACGATCGCAATCACGCCTTTCTCCATTGTCAGCCCAACAGCCGTTCAAAAATGGGGCGACGAGTTTTCAAATAATCCTGTTGGTACGGGGCCTTTCAAGTTTGTGCAATGGGACAGACAGGATAAAATCGTGCTTGTTGCAAACGACACTTATTGGGGTGGTCGTCCCATGTTAGATAGGGTTATTTTCCGCTCTATCCCTGATAACTCCGTACGACTCATTGAACTCCAGCAAGGCAGCCTCCACGCGATGGAATTCCCAAATCCAGACGATTTGCAACAGATTCGAGATGATGCGACGCTTGAGTTGCTATCGCAACCTGGGATGAGTATCGGTTATTTGGCGATGAACATGGAGAAACCGCCATTTGACAATCTCAAAGTCCGGCTTGCTATCAACCACGCCATTAACAAACCCGTGATTATTGAACATCTGTATCAAGGTTTAGGGATCCCAGCTACGAACCCAATTCCGCCGACACTCTGGAGTTATGATGATACAATTGAGGGCTATGCCTACGATCCTGAACTGTCAAAGCAACTTCTCACTGAAGCTGGATATCCTAATGGGTTCGAGACAACTCTTTGGGCATTACCGGTGCCACGTCCCTATATTCCTGATGGACGCGCCCTTGCTGAAGTATTGCAGTCCGAACTCCGCAACATCGGCGTTGAGACAAAAATCGTGACCTTTGACTGGGGCACCTATCTGGAGAAGACAAAAAATGGTGAGCACGATATGGCGATGTTAGGGTGGAGTGCCGATCTCGGCGATCCAGATAATTTCCTCTATTTTCTTTTAAGTAAATCGTCAGCGGAGAAACCTGCCGGAAACATCGCATTCTATCGAAGCGACGCAATGCAAAACGTCTTAGAGCAGGCGAGGGCAACTACGGATCGAGAAAAACGGATTTCTCTTTATCAAGAAGCGCAGCAGATTTTCCACAAAGATGTACCGTGGGTACCCTTGGCGCACGCAAAACAGATTTTAGTCATTAACAAGGAAGTCAAGAATCTCAAACTCCATCCATTGAAATGGAGGTACTTCCGCCACATCTGGTTAGAAGAATAA
- a CDS encoding tetratricopeptide repeat protein, which translates to MSKNMLSFEQLIQNLRDTTQPSIVRSSAIAGLVAQSSPQSVKLLTETLADSDAMIRREAAKALQDLDATSATEPLLRALPTESNDLTLWAMLESISELGTPSVLPTLEALLNIDSMLTRLEVKKSISRIGERYADTAPEVSKPEPRNERIEVEEPPPTVRFGNSESPPTPAEDENIPNEEEKESSQASTQSSPPDVKPPTETEASDDTSIEKPEEMVTDEASADEQSSISIELTATNPPVDPTEPTLTEPDERTDTVDDAQPGGESAEIIDETEPTEAAETSARLPNDLDEDTVTDSGDVDETTGDTQFADGSVETTDELEDPESVPPDLESPQREDDTDIKDLSEAIAQSPRLAGSSVNLPVLVPNAATVPYHPQETALEPMRANFFLTLLYPNRYFSKQWMSRTRAYLILWAVLIAGVIGFTQHQKHFRAELDALPRIGLSTDELPELVKRSLAEGDFYIQEGYYRKAISAYELSRGFGALPIDFYRKLGFAYFKEGQYALAVEAYELFLEARDDETPDVFAAEASLVGVYPLTSVRQGAARDYETYNILGTAYAKLGRVLDAQRAYEQAIRLAPKYGEAYNNLARLYANNYQQPLAASLGNPEISSKLRLAEALAYAAVTLNPDVAAYHDTLGWILSKRGQVNKAMKILERAINLQKDAIEPHYHLAQVALAANEREKAVKAIRNVFKLKPSFVPLNTVK; encoded by the coding sequence GTGTCGAAAAATATGCTATCTTTCGAGCAACTCATCCAGAATCTAAGGGATACAACGCAGCCGAGCATTGTGCGTAGCAGTGCTATCGCGGGCCTTGTCGCGCAGAGCAGCCCACAGAGTGTGAAACTCCTAACTGAAACACTTGCTGACTCAGACGCAATGATACGACGCGAAGCGGCAAAAGCACTTCAGGACTTGGATGCCACAAGCGCGACCGAGCCACTGCTCCGCGCGTTGCCAACAGAGTCAAATGATTTAACACTCTGGGCAATGCTTGAATCTATCAGCGAATTGGGAACCCCCAGTGTACTCCCTACACTCGAAGCACTGCTCAATATTGACTCTATGCTCACGCGGTTGGAGGTTAAAAAAAGTATCTCTCGTATCGGGGAGCGCTATGCCGACACAGCTCCAGAAGTATCCAAACCTGAACCGCGTAATGAACGGATAGAAGTGGAAGAACCGCCACCGACAGTTCGTTTTGGAAACTCGGAGTCCCCGCCCACTCCTGCGGAAGATGAAAATATCCCTAATGAAGAAGAGAAAGAATCGAGTCAGGCATCGACACAAAGTTCGCCGCCTGATGTCAAACCGCCTACTGAAACCGAGGCATCCGACGATACATCTATAGAAAAACCGGAAGAAATGGTAACGGATGAGGCATCCGCTGACGAACAGTCAAGTATCTCCATAGAGTTGACCGCCACAAATCCGCCTGTTGATCCAACTGAACCGACTTTAACAGAACCTGATGAGAGAACTGACACGGTAGATGACGCACAACCGGGCGGCGAATCTGCTGAAATTATAGATGAAACCGAACCGACAGAAGCAGCGGAAACGTCCGCACGCCTACCTAATGACCTTGATGAAGACACTGTAACGGATTCGGGAGATGTAGATGAGACGACGGGCGATACGCAATTTGCTGATGGATCGGTCGAAACTACAGATGAATTGGAAGACCCGGAATCAGTTCCGCCTGATCTGGAGTCGCCACAACGAGAAGATGATACAGATATAAAGGATTTATCGGAGGCAATCGCGCAATCGCCCCGACTTGCGGGATCATCCGTTAACCTCCCCGTATTAGTACCGAATGCTGCCACTGTGCCGTACCATCCGCAAGAAACAGCACTTGAACCGATGCGTGCCAATTTTTTCCTCACGCTGTTGTACCCAAACCGGTATTTTTCTAAACAGTGGATGTCCAGGACGCGCGCCTATCTAATATTGTGGGCTGTTCTCATTGCCGGTGTAATCGGATTCACGCAACATCAGAAGCACTTCAGAGCAGAATTAGACGCACTACCGCGCATTGGACTCTCCACTGATGAACTGCCGGAATTGGTAAAACGTTCCTTAGCAGAAGGTGATTTCTACATTCAAGAGGGGTATTATCGAAAAGCCATTAGTGCTTATGAACTGAGTCGAGGATTCGGTGCACTCCCTATTGACTTCTACAGAAAACTCGGGTTCGCATACTTCAAGGAAGGCCAGTATGCCCTTGCTGTAGAAGCGTATGAACTGTTTTTAGAGGCACGAGATGACGAGACCCCTGATGTGTTTGCTGCTGAAGCGTCGCTTGTGGGGGTATACCCACTCACTTCGGTCCGGCAGGGAGCCGCGCGCGACTATGAAACCTACAATATCCTCGGCACGGCGTATGCGAAGCTTGGACGTGTGTTAGACGCACAACGCGCTTATGAGCAAGCGATCCGGCTCGCACCCAAGTATGGCGAAGCATATAACAACCTCGCACGCCTCTATGCAAACAACTATCAGCAGCCATTAGCAGCAAGCCTCGGAAACCCAGAAATTTCCTCAAAACTAAGACTTGCCGAGGCGTTGGCGTATGCAGCTGTTACGCTGAATCCAGATGTAGCCGCTTATCACGATACCTTGGGTTGGATTTTGTCGAAGCGCGGACAGGTGAATAAGGCGATGAAAATTTTAGAACGTGCTATCAACCTCCAGAAAGATGCCATTGAGCCGCACTACCATCTCGCACAAGTCGCACTGGCAGCCAATGAACGGGAAAAAGCAGTAAAGGCAATCCGTAACGTGTTCAAACTCAAGCCTTCCTTTGTCCCACTCAACACGGTGAAATAG
- a CDS encoding S8 family serine peptidase has translation MTEKSIYIYILVLFINAQFVFAQSNSDNFSQIAHTPGELIVRLHPDASRKQLDALSKKLGAISVSPIFSPTTPAGQHPRLRLSYLIRFPAAWALEPLQRRYARHPAIEAVEMNRLNRPCAETVPNDPNYREQWNLAVMNMPQAWHIEQGNPEVTVAVVDGGVDMQHPEFRSQLWRNVGEIPGNDIDDDGNGYVDDINGWDFSDAPTLPGNGDWRVRDNEPEDEIGHGTRVSGIIAAEANNRIGIAGIAWRCRLMPLRADFKYGGGGYLQNDDVAAAIVYAADNGAQVVNMSWGDTVNAFIVADAVAYAYARGCVMVAAAGNAGAVGSWYPAGLKTVISVAWLTKERQLDSDSNFGATIDIAAPGEEILSTDLNGGYQNSSGTSIAAAHVSGVAALVVSVNPDYTNAEVQETLIRTAAPLFISGLVGAGSLDAYTALIAPTELIVQIDTSRMFSQDAESGNIEKIEIFGSAGGAGFTEYWLEYGIGEVPDLWLPLAAVKTKPKFNVCLYKWDTSALAEGRYTVRLSVKSKSGEIKRDRTVVEVDRTAPLISKHESQAWFSGNSVESVVLWETDEVSVSKIEIFQANGNIVRSVRSDSENRLHIVNLSDLGISPDAYMYRLLVENRAEGLRIDDNNGSLYEIETQDAPIYPLHLSQGTSAELALHAVGTPVDINKNGRLELITAEIGTNLAQIFEIADNGGFRQIFSFTERFLPRTIADTDTDGLIEILCSAPDVTFLLEQPAQGEFPTERIWEAPGKWGITTVDTDTDGTPEIFTRDDTTNSILIYEADGDNNYHDTATLENPTFGENRISANFAIDDFDGDGQMDILIGDNDGDIFTYEAIGNNQYRHTWTTTLPEGSPELFAAGDIDGDGKPEFAVCGKAGTKVGPIALDIRYHHWLLTVFSSDGNDTYRPTWTQRIRDVRDGGNGMTIADANNDGRNELCIAVAPNFYLVQYDGVDYRPIWHHPATNTFNPIVVDLNGDGENALLFNTDNVLTGFATSTTPNLQSEKQQSTPIFVAATRQPRLRDAIYSPPNQLSLVFDKPMGVSATHAGRYRLHKYGSVDREPEIHTPRSAILDKTQQRVLLTFPSEVFQTGNRYQIEALQLSDMDGANLADDARTLTITLPAPKLAETIVYPNPAVYDQVTFDNLPAGTHIYIYDVSGNCIASFAKTEREREKKVWDLSGISSGIYIYVLSSEMDRRVGKLSVIR, from the coding sequence ATGACGGAAAAATCTATCTATATCTACATTCTCGTGTTGTTTATAAATGCCCAGTTCGTCTTTGCGCAGAGCAACTCAGACAACTTTTCTCAAATCGCGCACACGCCGGGTGAACTAATTGTACGCTTACATCCAGACGCTTCTCGTAAGCAACTTGACGCATTGAGTAAAAAACTCGGTGCGATATCCGTTTCGCCTATTTTCTCACCAACTACACCCGCCGGACAACATCCACGCCTGCGTCTCAGTTATCTTATTCGGTTTCCAGCAGCATGGGCATTGGAACCGTTGCAGCGACGGTATGCCAGACACCCAGCAATTGAAGCGGTTGAAATGAACCGTCTCAATCGACCCTGCGCTGAAACCGTACCGAACGATCCTAACTATCGTGAACAGTGGAATTTAGCTGTAATGAATATGCCACAGGCGTGGCATATTGAACAGGGAAACCCAGAAGTAACGGTGGCTGTTGTAGATGGCGGTGTAGATATGCAACACCCAGAATTTCGTTCGCAACTTTGGCGAAACGTTGGTGAAATTCCGGGGAACGACATTGATGATGATGGCAACGGCTATGTTGACGACATTAACGGTTGGGATTTCAGCGATGCGCCGACGTTACCGGGCAACGGCGATTGGAGAGTGCGAGATAACGAACCAGAAGACGAAATAGGACACGGCACACGTGTTTCTGGCATTATCGCTGCGGAAGCGAACAACCGGATTGGCATTGCTGGCATTGCCTGGCGGTGTCGTCTCATGCCGTTGAGAGCGGACTTCAAATATGGAGGCGGCGGGTATCTCCAGAATGACGATGTCGCCGCGGCTATCGTTTATGCTGCTGATAACGGTGCGCAGGTGGTTAACATGAGCTGGGGAGATACTGTAAATGCTTTCATTGTAGCAGACGCTGTAGCATACGCTTACGCTCGTGGATGTGTGATGGTTGCGGCGGCAGGAAACGCTGGAGCCGTCGGATCATGGTACCCTGCCGGACTTAAAACCGTCATCTCGGTTGCTTGGCTTACCAAGGAGCGGCAGTTAGACAGCGATTCCAACTTCGGTGCGACAATTGATATTGCCGCGCCCGGTGAGGAAATCCTCAGCACAGATCTGAACGGTGGGTATCAAAATTCATCTGGCACATCCATCGCGGCTGCGCATGTCTCTGGTGTTGCGGCATTGGTCGTGTCCGTGAATCCAGATTATACCAACGCAGAAGTTCAGGAAACCTTGATTCGGACAGCAGCCCCACTTTTTATTAGTGGTCTTGTTGGTGCCGGTTCGCTTGATGCCTACACTGCACTCATCGCTCCAACAGAACTTATTGTGCAGATTGACACCTCCCGAATGTTCTCACAAGATGCCGAATCCGGTAATATTGAAAAAATCGAGATTTTTGGGAGTGCTGGAGGAGCCGGATTCACTGAATACTGGTTAGAATATGGCATCGGCGAAGTGCCGGATTTATGGCTTCCCTTAGCAGCTGTGAAAACGAAACCGAAATTTAATGTCTGCCTGTACAAGTGGGACACTTCTGCCTTAGCGGAAGGCAGATATACGGTGCGGCTCAGTGTCAAATCGAAAAGCGGTGAAATTAAAAGAGACAGAACTGTAGTTGAAGTCGACCGGACGGCACCGCTCATTTCCAAGCATGAATCGCAGGCATGGTTTTCGGGGAATAGCGTCGAGTCAGTAGTTCTGTGGGAGACAGACGAAGTATCTGTCAGCAAAATAGAGATTTTTCAGGCAAACGGGAATATCGTCAGATCTGTCCGATCAGATTCAGAGAATCGTCTCCATATCGTGAACTTGTCAGATTTAGGTATATCCCCCGATGCTTACATGTATCGCTTGTTAGTGGAAAATCGCGCCGAGGGACTGCGAATTGATGACAACAACGGCAGCTTGTATGAGATTGAGACACAGGACGCGCCGATTTATCCACTGCATCTCTCGCAAGGCACATCAGCCGAACTCGCACTGCACGCTGTCGGTACACCGGTAGATATAAACAAAAACGGAAGATTAGAACTTATCACTGCGGAAATAGGTACAAACTTGGCACAAATTTTTGAGATTGCGGACAACGGCGGCTTTAGGCAAATTTTCTCATTTACCGAACGGTTCTTACCAAGGACAATCGCGGACACGGATACCGATGGTCTCATAGAAATATTGTGCAGCGCACCAGATGTGACGTTCTTGCTCGAACAACCCGCACAAGGCGAATTTCCAACGGAACGCATCTGGGAAGCACCGGGGAAATGGGGTATAACAACTGTGGATACGGATACAGATGGCACACCGGAAATTTTCACCCGCGATGACACCACCAATTCTATCTTAATATACGAGGCAGATGGAGATAATAACTATCACGATACCGCTACACTCGAAAACCCGACGTTCGGCGAGAACAGAATTAGCGCGAATTTCGCTATCGATGATTTTGATGGCGATGGACAGATGGATATTTTAATTGGGGATAACGATGGGGATATATTTACATACGAGGCAATTGGAAACAACCAGTATAGACATACATGGACAACTACGCTGCCGGAAGGCAGTCCAGAGCTCTTTGCCGCTGGAGACATAGACGGTGATGGTAAACCAGAATTTGCTGTCTGTGGGAAAGCAGGTACCAAAGTCGGTCCCATAGCACTCGACATTCGCTACCATCACTGGCTTTTAACTGTTTTCAGCTCCGATGGAAACGATACCTATCGACCCACATGGACGCAACGCATTCGTGATGTACGCGATGGCGGGAATGGAATGACCATCGCTGACGCGAACAACGATGGACGCAATGAATTGTGTATCGCTGTTGCGCCGAATTTCTACCTTGTGCAATATGATGGTGTAGATTATCGGCCAATCTGGCACCATCCGGCGACTAACACTTTCAATCCGATTGTGGTGGATCTCAATGGAGATGGCGAGAACGCACTGCTGTTTAATACGGACAATGTCTTAACCGGCTTCGCGACATCCACAACCCCGAATTTACAATCGGAAAAGCAACAATCCACGCCAATATTCGTTGCAGCGACCCGACAACCCCGGTTGCGTGATGCGATCTATTCACCGCCGAACCAACTTTCATTGGTATTTGACAAACCGATGGGAGTTTCCGCGACACACGCTGGACGCTACCGTTTGCACAAGTACGGAAGTGTGGACAGAGAACCAGAGATTCATACACCGCGTTCAGCGATTCTTGATAAGACGCAGCAGCGGGTACTCCTTACATTTCCATCTGAAGTCTTCCAGACAGGCAACCGCTATCAGATTGAGGCATTACAACTTTCGGATATGGACGGTGCTAACCTCGCAGATGACGCGAGAACGCTGACGATAACACTACCAGCACCGAAATTAGCAGAAACAATCGTTTACCCGAACCCAGCAGTATATGATCAGGTTACGTTTGATAATCTACCAGCGGGGACGCACATCTATATCTATGATGTCAGTGGTAACTGTATTGCATCGTTCGCTAAGACGGAACGCGAGCGCGAGAAAAAAGTTTGGGATCTCTCTGGCATCAGCAGCGGCATTTATATTTATGTCCTTTCGTCTGAAATGGATCGGCGCGTTGGCAAACTTTCTGTCATCCGCTAA
- a CDS encoding acetolactate synthase large subunit, whose amino-acid sequence MKASELTVKCLENENVDYMFGIPGEENLDLMDALLESDIQFIQTRDERGAAFMADVYGRLTGRAGVCLATLGPGAMNLVTGVADANMDRAPLIAITGQASLDRMHKESHQYMDVVSVFKPMTKWNTLVHLPEIIPESISKAFKIATGEKPGATHIDFPEDVASMQIDAEPISHDFQSEAEPVVSCLQRAAQLINDAKQPIILAGNGVIRQNASRMLTQFAEMTNIPVAHTFMGKGSIPWTHRLSLLSVGLQANDFVSCGFDRSDLVIAVGYDIVEYHPRLWNPNRDKKLIHIDTQPSETDASYITDVEMVGNIRQSIRHLMAEEIYPKDAEYASNTLRKIILDQLSEHRDDAEFPMKPQKILSDVRSVLAADDIVISDVGAHKMWIARMYPCYQPNTCIISNGFAAMGIALPGAFVAKLIYPERKCLAICGDGGFMMNSQELETAVRTGVPFVTLIFNDEAYGLIEWKQMNGFGRPAHIDFTNPDFVKYAEAFGAKGYRVEASDELVPILNDAFNQKVPSVIDCPVNYAENLRLTNELGQLTCPI is encoded by the coding sequence ATGAAAGCGTCAGAACTCACCGTAAAATGTTTGGAAAACGAAAACGTTGATTATATGTTCGGGATACCGGGCGAAGAAAACCTGGATCTCATGGATGCCTTATTGGAATCCGATATTCAATTTATTCAGACGCGCGATGAACGGGGTGCCGCCTTCATGGCGGATGTCTACGGTCGCCTCACCGGACGCGCGGGGGTGTGTCTCGCGACCCTTGGTCCTGGTGCCATGAACCTTGTCACCGGAGTCGCTGATGCCAATATGGATAGGGCACCGCTCATCGCAATCACCGGGCAAGCCAGTTTAGACAGGATGCACAAAGAATCGCATCAATATATGGATGTTGTCTCTGTCTTCAAACCGATGACGAAATGGAATACGCTTGTCCATCTGCCGGAAATCATCCCGGAATCCATAAGCAAAGCCTTCAAAATAGCGACAGGCGAAAAACCCGGGGCGACCCACATCGATTTTCCAGAAGATGTTGCGAGTATGCAAATCGATGCCGAACCTATCTCACACGATTTCCAAAGCGAGGCGGAACCTGTCGTCTCCTGTTTGCAACGCGCCGCACAACTCATTAACGATGCGAAACAACCCATTATTCTTGCAGGCAACGGAGTCATCCGTCAAAACGCCTCTCGAATGCTAACGCAATTCGCAGAGATGACGAATATCCCTGTCGCGCATACCTTTATGGGTAAAGGCAGCATCCCGTGGACCCATCGACTCTCGCTCCTAAGCGTTGGGTTACAAGCGAACGATTTCGTCTCCTGCGGGTTTGACCGATCAGACCTCGTTATCGCTGTTGGTTACGATATCGTTGAATACCATCCACGCCTCTGGAACCCGAACCGAGATAAAAAACTCATCCATATTGATACACAACCCAGCGAAACCGATGCCTCGTACATTACTGATGTTGAGATGGTCGGCAATATTCGACAGAGCATCAGGCACCTCATGGCAGAAGAAATCTACCCAAAAGATGCAGAATATGCCTCAAACACGTTGCGGAAAATCATACTCGACCAACTTAGCGAACATCGAGACGACGCGGAGTTTCCGATGAAACCCCAAAAAATTTTGAGCGATGTCCGTTCCGTACTCGCTGCGGATGACATCGTCATTTCTGATGTAGGCGCACACAAAATGTGGATTGCGCGCATGTATCCGTGCTATCAACCCAATACATGCATCATCTCCAATGGGTTCGCTGCCATGGGCATCGCGCTCCCGGGGGCTTTCGTCGCTAAACTGATCTATCCAGAGCGTAAATGTTTAGCAATCTGTGGCGATGGCGGGTTCATGATGAACTCACAGGAACTCGAAACCGCTGTCCGAACCGGTGTGCCTTTTGTGACCCTCATCTTCAATGATGAGGCTTACGGGCTTATTGAGTGGAAGCAGATGAACGGCTTTGGTAGACCCGCACATATCGATTTTACGAACCCTGATTTCGTCAAATACGCTGAAGCCTTTGGTGCCAAAGGTTATAGAGTTGAAGCGAGTGACGAACTGGTCCCTATACTCAATGATGCGTTTAACCAAAAAGTCCCCTCGGTCATTGATTGCCCTGTCAACTATGCAGAAAATCTACGCTTGACAAATGAACTTGGGCAGCTAACATGTCCCATCTAA
- the mtnA gene encoding S-methyl-5-thioribose-1-phosphate isomerase: MAVSTIEWADGRIRMIDQTLLPNEFKQIYCDDLPSTWEAIKSLRVRGAPAIGIAGALGAVLGIWNSTAETYDTFAAELKSATDYLATSRPTAVNLFWALDRISCTAEENSHLPIPELKEVLLAEALEIIDEDKAMCRAIGQHGMALLNEKDTILTHCNAGGLATSDYGTALAVMFSAHEAGKQIQVYADETRPLLQGARLTTWELMQAGIDVTLICDNMAAQVMKEGKIQCVIVGADRIAANGDTANKIGTYNVAILAEAHGIPFYVAAPTSTLDFALETGAEIPIEQRAAAEVTEGFGKLTAPEGVKVYSPAFDVTPAALVTAIITEKGVARAPYTENLKALRDS, from the coding sequence ATGGCAGTTTCAACAATTGAGTGGGCAGACGGCAGAATTCGGATGATCGACCAGACGCTGTTGCCCAACGAATTTAAGCAAATTTATTGCGACGACCTCCCCTCAACTTGGGAGGCAATTAAATCCCTGCGTGTCCGAGGCGCGCCTGCTATCGGCATCGCTGGTGCCTTGGGTGCTGTACTCGGCATTTGGAATTCCACTGCGGAAACCTACGACACATTCGCTGCTGAACTCAAGTCCGCTACCGATTATCTCGCGACATCTCGACCGACAGCCGTTAATCTCTTTTGGGCACTTGATCGGATCTCCTGCACTGCGGAAGAGAATAGCCATCTTCCAATTCCTGAACTCAAAGAAGTGCTGCTCGCTGAGGCTTTGGAGATTATCGATGAGGATAAAGCGATGTGTCGGGCTATTGGTCAACACGGTATGGCATTGCTGAACGAAAAAGATACCATTCTGACGCATTGCAACGCTGGCGGATTAGCCACATCCGACTACGGCACGGCGTTGGCTGTCATGTTTAGCGCACACGAAGCCGGTAAGCAGATCCAAGTTTACGCCGATGAGACGCGCCCGTTATTACAAGGCGCACGCCTCACGACTTGGGAACTCATGCAGGCAGGCATTGATGTAACCCTTATCTGTGACAACATGGCAGCACAAGTCATGAAAGAGGGTAAAATCCAATGCGTTATTGTCGGAGCCGACCGAATTGCAGCAAACGGTGACACCGCTAACAAGATCGGCACTTATAATGTTGCTATCCTCGCAGAGGCACACGGCATCCCTTTTTATGTCGCCGCCCCGACTTCAACATTAGACTTCGCTCTTGAAACAGGCGCAGAGATTCCGATTGAGCAGCGGGCAGCAGCGGAAGTAACAGAAGGCTTCGGCAAACTGACTGCGCCTGAAGGTGTGAAGGTTTATAGTCCCGCATTTGACGTTACGCCCGCGGCGTTAGTCACAGCGATTATCACGGAAAAAGGGGTCGCACGCGCCCCTTATACAGAAAATCTGAAGGCTTTACGGGACTCGTAA